GTTGACCACTAGCGCTTGATTCACGCTGTCTCGTCCGTTGTCAAATGAAACCCATTTATTATGACTCGTCTGATACGACGTGATATGTCCCGCGGGATTGGTGAATTCGGCCCGGTCCAAGACATGGTTCCGGAGTGGGCTGCGGTCCTCGTCGCGCTTGCGACGCAGTTAGGCGATGTCTGGTTCCTCAGTCTGCTGGTCGGCATCATTTACTGGGTGTATACGACAAAACGCGAGGATGCCGCCGTAATAATGGGTTGTACCTTCGCTGGACTCGCGCTCGTTAGCGCACTCAAACACGTATTTGCGTTACCACGTCCCGGGCAACCGTTAGTACCGATCGAGACGCTGCCGTGGGTGATTCAACCCCTCTATGAATCCACTGCGATGGCCAGCGGCTACGGGTTCCCAAGCGGCCATGCGTTGATGACGACGATCGTTTACGGTAGCCTGGCACATCGTCTCTCGATTAGCACCCGTCGCCGTCGATTTGTCAGCGCGGGACTCGTCATCGCTGCAGTGTGTTTTTCGCGCGTCGCACTCGGCGTCCATTACCTCGTCGACGTGACCGCTGGGGTCGCCATCGGGGCGGCATTTCTGTTCGGTGTAGAGCGGCTGCTGACTCGCTTTCCGTCCGATCACGGAACGATCGCGTTCGGACTCGCAATCATCATCAGTGCGATCAACCTCGTCGTTGGTACCGTCGATGCCGGTGACGTCTCGTTACTCGGCGCGGCCCTCGGGACGTTCGGAGGCTGGCAACTCGTCGTTCTCGGCCAGCGTCTCTTCGCGATCAAACGGCCGTCGAACGCGGTTCGACCGCTCGTCTGGAGGGGTGCGCTCGCAGCCGGAGCGGTTGCCCCGTTGATTATTGCGTTGGACGAGTTTCGGCTGCTTTCGCTTCCCGCGCGCGGCGGGGCCTTCGGACTCGTCCTCGCGCTGTTCATCACCGCCCCGGTCTTGAGACACTCCGAGCGTGCTACCCGCTTCCGGACGGCACTCGTCTTCTGGGCGACGATGGCGATCCATGGGCTTCAGTACCTGCTCTCCCCAGATCCGTGGCGACGTGCGATAGCGCTCAGCCGTCGGTACAGTGTGCGAGTTCACCGATGGATTCGCGTGCGCCTCGGATAATTTCCCTCGAGTCATATTCCGGACTCCCTCGAGAATATCCCGTCTGAAACACCACTGCAGACGGTGTGGTCGGCCGGTCCTCATTCCTTGAAGTCGAACCGCGGCCCACCGTACGTCGGCGGATCGGGCTCGAGTTCCACCCCCTGCTTGTAGCGCACGAAGTTCAGATAGAAGGGACGGCCACAGCCGTCGATGGACTCCCCCTCGAGGTCGGTGACGGTCCCGTCTTCGCCACAGAGAAACTCGATCCCGTCGGCCGCCTCGAACTCCTCGTCCGGGTCAGCATACTCCCACCCCGGCTGGGGAACTTTGGTCACGGACCGGTCGGCGAGGTCCGGTTGGCGCTCGACACTCACGACGGCTCCACAGTGTGGACAGGTGTACCGGACGGTGACGGTCATCGGCGGGGTTAGGGCCGGGACGGAGGTGACAATTACGGTCGATCTGGCTTCGGCCATGATACCCGGCCGACCCATATTCTATTTCTACTACTGCGATACACACCAAAGAAACAGTGATAGCACTACGATCCGTCTTGCACGCGAAACGAGAGTAGGCGAGATGCAGGGAACCCGTCGGCTCCGTCGATTCGCACCGG
This genomic stretch from Natrinema sp. SYSU A 869 harbors:
- a CDS encoding phosphatase PAP2 family protein, producing the protein MSRGIGEFGPVQDMVPEWAAVLVALATQLGDVWFLSLLVGIIYWVYTTKREDAAVIMGCTFAGLALVSALKHVFALPRPGQPLVPIETLPWVIQPLYESTAMASGYGFPSGHALMTTIVYGSLAHRLSISTRRRRFVSAGLVIAAVCFSRVALGVHYLVDVTAGVAIGAAFLFGVERLLTRFPSDHGTIAFGLAIIISAINLVVGTVDAGDVSLLGAALGTFGGWQLVVLGQRLFAIKRPSNAVRPLVWRGALAAGAVAPLIIALDEFRLLSLPARGGAFGLVLALFITAPVLRHSERATRFRTALVFWATMAIHGLQYLLSPDPWRRAIALSRRYSVRVHRWIRVRLG